From one Culex quinquefasciatus strain JHB chromosome 3, VPISU_Cqui_1.0_pri_paternal, whole genome shotgun sequence genomic stretch:
- the LOC6046678 gene encoding cathepsin K encodes MLAGKCMFNRDLAIANISEWAIMPKNEEGLAFAVWKVGPIAVSLNAAPKSFQLYKTGIYDDEASCDNSKVNHAMLLVGYTPTYWILKNWWGSWGEDGYMKLARGKNMCGISNYASYVTIA; translated from the exons GCCGGCAAGTGCATGTTCAACCGGGATTTGGCCATAGCAAACATCAGCGAGTGGGCCATCATGCCGAAGAACGAGGAAGGGCTGGCGTTTGCCGTGTGGAAGGTGGGCCCGATTGCGGTCAGTTTGAATGCGGCACCAAAGTCCTTCCAGCTGTACAA AACCGGCATCTACGACGACGAAGCGTCCTGCGACAACTCCAAGGTGAACCACGCGATGCTCCTGGTCGGCTAcacgcccacctactggatccTGAAGAACTGGTGGGGCAGCTGGGGCGAGGACGGCTACATGAAGCTGGCGCGGGGCAAAAACATGTGCGGCATCAGCAACTACGCTTCGTACGTCACGATCGCGTAA